In Nicotiana tabacum cultivar K326 chromosome 17, ASM71507v2, whole genome shotgun sequence, one DNA window encodes the following:
- the LOC107797428 gene encoding putative galacturonosyltransferase-like 1, which translates to MCLCSCSIMPKHGSFKIKAFISLLWTISFAAHSAGAINTKNFHFQEAPKFYNSPTCPSLHYSTDTNTTAVNSTSNGFCFENAVNVAMTLDAAYLRGSMAAILSVLQHSSCPENVIFHFVASSSADTNYLNITIANSFPYLHFTIYPFQDSGVAGLISTSIRAALDCPLNYARNYLPDLLPGCIQKVVYLDSDLVLVDDIAKLAATPLGEEAVLAAPEYCNANFTTYFTPTFWSNPSLSLTFANRKPCYFNTGVMVIDLKRWRAGDYTTKIVEWMELQKRMRIYELGSLPPFLLVFAGNIGPVDHKWNQHGLGGDNFRGLCRNLHPGPVSLLHWSGKGKPWVRLDASRPCPLDTLWAPYDLLQTPYALES; encoded by the exons ATGTGTTTATGTAGCTGCTCCATAATGCCAAAACATGGGAGTTTCAAGATCAAGGCGTTTATTTCTCTTTTATGGACCATCTCCTTTGCTGCACATAGTGCCGGCGCTATCAATACCAAGAACTTCCATTTCCAAGAAGCCCCAAAATTTTACAACTCCCCAACTTGCCCTTCTCTTCACTACTCCACCGACACTAATACTACTGCCGTTAATTCCACCTCCAATGGATTTTGCTTTGAGAATGCAGTAAATGTAGCCATGACTCTTGATGCAGCTTATCTTCGAGGGTCAATGGCTGCGATTCTTTCTGTTCTTCAACACTCTTCTTGCCCTGAAAATGTTATCTTCCACTTTGTTGCTTCTTCCTCCGCTGATACTAATTATCTCAACATCACAATTGCTAATTCATTTCCTTATCTTCATTTCACAATTTATCCCTTCCAAGATTCCGGTGTGGCAGGATTAATATCTACATCCATTCGCGCTGCTTTAGATTGTCCTCTAAATTATGCTCGAAATTACCTCCCTGATCTTCTTCCTGGATGTATCCAAAAG GTTGTATACCTGGATTCAGACCTTGTTCTCGTAGATGACATTGCCAAGCTGGCAGCAACACCTCTAGGCGAAGAAGCAGTTCTAGCAGCACCAGAATACTGCAATGCAAATTTCACTACTTATTTCACTCCCACTTTCTGGTCAAACCCTTCACTTTCTTTAACTTTCGCAAATCGAAAGCCTTGTTATTTCAACACGGGTGTTATGGTCATTGATCTTAAACGATGGAGAGCTGGAGATTATACAACAAAGATTGTAGAATGGATGGAACTTCAGAAGAGAATGAGGATTTATGAATTGGGTTCGTTACCACCTTTTCTGCTTGTTTTTGCTGGAAATATTGGTCCAGTGGATCATAAGTGGAACCAACATGGTCTTGGAGGAGATAATTTCCGAGGTCTCTGCCGGAATTTGCACCCTGGTCCGGTTAGCCTATTGCATTGGAGTGGAAAAGGAAAGCCGTGGGTTCGACTCGACGCGAGCCGGCCTTGTCCATTAGATACCCTCTGGGCACCTTATGATCTGCTGCAAACACCTTATGCGCTTGAATCTTAA